One Mycoplasmopsis caviae DNA segment encodes these proteins:
- a CDS encoding restriction endonuclease subunit S yields the protein MKLKDVCSIKTGKSNSVDAVEDGLYPLFDRSENVKRSPKFIFDEESIIIPGEGKEFIPRYYNGKFDLHQRCYSLMNFNKNIVIPKYLYYFLIKNNGYFKRVAVGSTVPSLRLPLIQSIEIDVPDLSTQQYIIDIIGSIDDLIEKYREIIEKTNSFLLKNFLLMEEKNETILLNSIVSFKNGYSFKNSEISNSGSHKIITIKNVTENGFSTENTFFCTPSSNNYSSVLNVGDILLTMTGNIGRVGVVDENNCILNQRVLNLKTEYKTFVYCWFIMNEKLISNLGKGSVQQNLALNDLKHIRINYIHKQLEEFEGENSIFYEKMISIKRKINALCKAKKYFLHRFFAKKFMM from the coding sequence TTCTGTTGATGCAGTTGAAGATGGCTTATACCCATTATTTGATAGGTCCGAAAATGTCAAAAGATCCCCAAAATTTATTTTTGATGAAGAATCAATAATAATACCTGGCGAAGGAAAAGAATTCATTCCAAGATACTATAATGGAAAATTTGACTTACATCAACGTTGTTATTCATTAATGAATTTCAATAAAAATATTGTTATTCCAAAGTATTTATATTATTTTCTTATTAAAAATAATGGTTATTTTAAAAGAGTTGCTGTTGGTTCAACCGTACCTTCTTTAAGACTACCACTAATCCAAAGCATCGAAATTGATGTGCCTGACCTATCAACACAACAATACATAATAGACATTATAGGAAGTATTGATGATTTGATTGAGAAATATAGAGAAATAATAGAAAAAACCAATAGTTTTTTACTAAAAAATTTCTTATTGATGGAAGAAAAAAATGAAACAATCCTGTTAAATTCAATTGTTTCATTTAAAAATGGTTATTCATTTAAAAATAGTGAGATTTCTAATTCAGGTAGCCACAAAATAATTACTATAAAGAATGTAACTGAAAACGGTTTTTCAACAGAAAACACGTTTTTCTGTACACCATCTTCTAATAATTATTCATCAGTGCTAAATGTTGGAGATATTCTCTTAACAATGACTGGAAACATTGGAAGAGTTGGGGTTGTAGATGAAAATAATTGCATATTAAATCAAAGAGTCTTGAATTTAAAAACAGAATATAAAACTTTTGTTTATTGCTGGTTTATTATGAATGAAAAACTTATTAGTAATTTAGGAAAAGGAAGTGTACAGCAAAATTTGGCACTAAATGATTTAAAACATATAAGAATAAACTACATTCATAAACAATTAGAAGAATTTGAAGGCGAAAATTCTATATTTTATGAGAAAATGATATCAATAAAACGAAAAATCAACGCCCTTTGCAAAGCAAAAAAATATTTTTTGCATCGATTCTTTGCCAAGAAATTCATGATGTAA